CGGCACCGTGGACCCGATCGTCGGCACGCCGGCGCCGTACGGCGGCAGCTTCACCATCCGCACCGACGACGGACGCGATCCGATCTCGTTGGGCGGGCTGCCGCGGTGGGTCACCACGCGCGGGGCGGCGTACTGCTTCCTCCCCGGCATCGGCGGGCTGCGCTGGCTCGGCGAGCGGCGCTGGGAGCAGGCGGCGCAGCCGATGGGCTACCCGTCGCCGACGGCCGCGTTGACGCAGCCGACGACGTGACGGCGCCCTCCGCCGGCGCGGCGTCGTTAGGCGCCGCGCCGCTCGGTCCCACGCTCGAGCCAGCGTTGGTCGCCTGGTTCGGCGCCACGTCGTTCCCCGACGGCGGGGACGATGCCGCGCCGCTCGGGCAGGCGGCGTTCGAGGCCACGTACGCGCGCCTGCTCGCCGCGGCGCGCGCGCCGGGGCTGCTCCCGCCGCTGTTCGCGCTCGAGGCGCCGCTCGCTGCGATCCGTCCCGACGCGCCCGTGCCGGTCGCCGTGGCCGACGTGCCGGTGTCGATCGCCGACGCGGACGAGGCGCGCGCCGCCGCGGCGCGCGCGTTCGACGGCGCGCCGGCCACGGCGGCCGACGTCGCGACCGCGCTCGCGCCCAACGCCCACTCGAGTCGCGCGTTTCTCGCCGCCGCGCTGCTGCACGAGCAGTGGGGGCGCGACGCCGCCGTCTATCGCGGGCGCGACGTCACCTATGTGCTCGACGAGCGCTTCTGGGTCGCGCTCCCCGGTATGCCGCGCCCCGACGCGATCGAGCTGGACCCCGGCGACGGCGCGGGCGCGCGTGCCGTCTCGTTAGGCGGCACGGTGGCGGCAACGTACGCCGAGGGGGTGACCACGGCGACGGTCACGCTGCGCGCGCGCTATGGCGCCGAGTCCCGCACCGCACGCTTCACGCTCCCGGTCGGCGGCCCGCCCGCCGCTCCCGTGCCCGACGAGACGTGGCCGCTCTCGGCCGAGGTGCCTAACGAGGCACCGGTGACGGGCACGGCGAGCGTGTGGCACGGTGCGGGCAACGCGCGTGTCACCTACCCGATCGTCGTCGGCGAAGGGTTCCCGGGCGGCTACGCGCCGGACTACATGTACGACATGCTGAACCAGGCGGGGCTCGCCGACGCGCTGCGCGCGCGCGGCTGGGACCTCGTCGTGGTGCACTACGCCTCGGGCACCGATCCGATCCAGCGCAGCGCGCGCGTCGTGACGGCGTGCGTGGGCGAGCTGCACCGCCGCGGCGCGCCGCCGCAGCTCGTCGGCGGCGTGAGCATGGGCGGGCTCGTGTCGCGCTACGCGCTGCTCCGCATGGACGCCGATGGCGTCGCGCACGGCGCGCACACGTTCCTCACCGTCGACTCGCCGCACCGCGGCGCGTACACCGCGGCCGGCGACCAGTGGCTCGCGCTGCGGCTCGCGCCCGTGTCGCCGCTCGCCGCGACGCTCGCCGGTGCGCTCGCCACGTCGGCCAACCAGCAGTTCGTCATGCGCGTCGTCGACGGCGACCGCGTCGGGCCGAGCGCGCTCCGCGCCGCGCTGCTCGCCGAGCTGCAGGCGCTCGGCGACTGGCCGCGTGGCGTCAGGCGGCTCGCCGTGTCGAGCGGCAGCGGCGCCGGCGTCGTCGATCGCGCGACGGCGAGCGGTCCCGCGCTCACGCTCGACGGCGCGCCGTTCGCCGAGCTGCGGTTGTACCTGGAGCCCGCGGCCGGCGAGCACGCGGTCGTCGCCGCGGGACGGTGCGCCGTCGCCGCGCCCGGGGTCCCCGATACGCTCACCGTCACGAGCGACGAACGGTGGGCCGACGTCCCCGGCGGCACGAACGACTACACCGCGATCGCCGCCGGCATCGCCCGCGCGCTGGGCAGCGGCGACGTCACGTGCGACGCGCCGATCTGCTGCTCCGTGCCCACGGTGAGCGCGCTCGCGCTCGACCAGGACCCGCGCGCACCGGTGCCGCCGCCATCCAGCGGCGCATCGCCGTTCCACGACTACGCGTGCGCGGAGCGCGACGAGCACCACTGCGTCATCACGCCGTCCGTGGCGGCGTGGATCCTCGATCGACTCGGCTCGCCGCACGACGTCAGGCCCACCCCCGAGAGAGAGGCCGCCATGGCCACGACCGTCCGTCCCGCCGTCACCTACGCGCCGCCCGCCGCGCCGTCCCCGACGACCTTCGACCCGTCGACGGTGAACGTGCACGATCCCGCATACCTCGCGAACCCGTACCCGACCTACGCGCGGCTGCGGGCGGGCGCGCCGGTCGCGGCGCTCGCGCCGTATCCCGGCGTGTGGGTGACGCGCTACGACGACGTGAAGGCGGCGCTCCTCGACCAGGACACGTTCCGCAAGGCGCCCGTCTCCGCGGCGCCGGGCGCGATGCCCGCCGGCGTGTTCTCGGCCGACCCGCCGTTCCACGACGCGATCCGCGGCGTCGTCGAGCCGCCGATGCGGCGCGCGTTCGCCCGCGCCGCGGCGGCGGCGAACGGCATCGTCGACGAGATCCTCGCCGGCATCCGCGCGAGCGGCACGCGGCGGCTCGATCTCATGATGGACTACGCGCTGCTCGTGCCGTCGGGCACCCTGTTCACGCTTCTCGGCCTGCCGCAGTCGGACTGGCCGATGCTGCGCAGCATGGTGACGGCGATCGCCGGGGCGAACGACATCACGCAGTCGGTCGGCGTGCGGACGATGGGCGGCATGAGCGCCATGGCGCTTTCCGGCTACTGCCAGGGCGTGCTGCGCGTCGCCGCCGGCGCGCCCCCCGAGCTGTGGGTGCTGCGCCAGATGCTCGATGCGGCGACGGCCGCAGGGCTCGATGCCGCCGACGTGCAGACGTCGGTCGTCAACTTCATCGTCGCCGGCTACCTGTCGACGACGTTCCTCATCGGCACGGCGGTCGTGAACCTGCTCGCGAACCCCGAGCAGCTCGCCGCGCTGCGCGCCGATCCATCGCGCATCGACAACGCGGTGCAGGAGTTGATGCGCTACGACGCGCCGGCGCAGCTCGTCGACCGCGTGACGTCGCGCGACGTCACCATCGCCGGCACCACCGTACCCGCCGGCACGGTCGTGAAGCTCGTCCTCGGCTCGGCCAACCGCGACGAGACGAAGTTCCCCGACCCAGACCGCCTCGACATCGGGCGGCCCGACCTGCGCGAGACCGCGATCCCGTTCGGCGCCGGCATCCACACGTGCATCGGCGCGCCACTCGTCGGCATCGTCGCGCCGATCGCGATCGGGCGGCTCGTGGGCGAGCTGCCTAACGTGAGGGTGGACGGGCTCGTGACCTGGCAGACCGACCCGTACCTGCGCGCGCCGGCGAACGTGCCGCTGGCGATCTAAGGGCCGCCTCACGCGGAGGCGCGGAGAACGCGGAGAACACCGACTGCTCTTGGTGTGCTCCGCGTTCTCCGCGTCTCCGCGTGAGATGCGTACGCCGGTCTTTGTCAGAACCCTGACAGAAGCCGCACCGCTGCGGCGCTCCGTGGTTTCGCGCGTGTGGTCCCGCGCCTAGCGTCCGTCGCCATGAAGCGACCGACCGTCCCCCGCGTGCACTCGGTCGACGTGCTGCGCGGCGTCGTCATGGTGCTCATGGCGCTCGACCACGTGCGCGACTACTTCGGCGACGCCGCCGCGAGCCCGACGAACCTCGCGACCGCCACGCTGCCGCTGTTCTACACGCGGTGGGTGACGCACATCTGCGCGCCGACGTTCTTCCTGCTCACGGGCACGAGCGCGTATCTCTCGGCGCGCCGGCGCGGCACCACGGGGTTGGCGCGCCACCTCGTGACGCGCGGCCTCTGGCTCATCGTGCTCGACCTCGTGATCCTGCGCTGCCTCGGCTGGCAGTTCAACGTCGACTTCCGCGTCACGCTGCTGCTCGTGCTGTGGGCGCTCGGCTGGTCGATGATCACGCTCGCGGCGTTCGTGCGGCGGCCGGCGCTCGCCGGGATCTTCGGCGTCGTCGTCATCGCCGGCCACAACCTGCTCGACCGCGTCGATCCGGCGTCGCTCGGCGCGGCGGCGCCGCTGTGGCTCGTGCTGCATCGCCCCGGCCTGCTCGCCGGACCGCCGCACTTCGTGCTCGTCGCGTATCCGCTCGTGCCGTGGGTCGGCGTCACGGCCGCGGGCTACGCGCTCGGGCAGATCTTCGACTGGGACGCGGCGCGGCGGCGCGCGTTCCTCCTGCGCAGCGGCATCGGCCTAACGATCGCGTTCCTCGCGCTGCGCGCGTCGAACGTCTATGGCGATCCCGCGCCGTGGTCGGCGCAGCGCT
This DNA window, taken from Gemmatirosa kalamazoonensis, encodes the following:
- a CDS encoding cytochrome P450; protein product: MTAPSAGAASLGAAPLGPTLEPALVAWFGATSFPDGGDDAAPLGQAAFEATYARLLAAARAPGLLPPLFALEAPLAAIRPDAPVPVAVADVPVSIADADEARAAAARAFDGAPATAADVATALAPNAHSSRAFLAAALLHEQWGRDAAVYRGRDVTYVLDERFWVALPGMPRPDAIELDPGDGAGARAVSLGGTVAATYAEGVTTATVTLRARYGAESRTARFTLPVGGPPAAPVPDETWPLSAEVPNEAPVTGTASVWHGAGNARVTYPIVVGEGFPGGYAPDYMYDMLNQAGLADALRARGWDLVVVHYASGTDPIQRSARVVTACVGELHRRGAPPQLVGGVSMGGLVSRYALLRMDADGVAHGAHTFLTVDSPHRGAYTAAGDQWLALRLAPVSPLAATLAGALATSANQQFVMRVVDGDRVGPSALRAALLAELQALGDWPRGVRRLAVSSGSGAGVVDRATASGPALTLDGAPFAELRLYLEPAAGEHAVVAAGRCAVAAPGVPDTLTVTSDERWADVPGGTNDYTAIAAGIARALGSGDVTCDAPICCSVPTVSALALDQDPRAPVPPPSSGASPFHDYACAERDEHHCVITPSVAAWILDRLGSPHDVRPTPEREAAMATTVRPAVTYAPPAAPSPTTFDPSTVNVHDPAYLANPYPTYARLRAGAPVAALAPYPGVWVTRYDDVKAALLDQDTFRKAPVSAAPGAMPAGVFSADPPFHDAIRGVVEPPMRRAFARAAAAANGIVDEILAGIRASGTRRLDLMMDYALLVPSGTLFTLLGLPQSDWPMLRSMVTAIAGANDITQSVGVRTMGGMSAMALSGYCQGVLRVAAGAPPELWVLRQMLDAATAAGLDAADVQTSVVNFIVAGYLSTTFLIGTAVVNLLANPEQLAALRADPSRIDNAVQELMRYDAPAQLVDRVTSRDVTIAGTTVPAGTVVKLVLGSANRDETKFPDPDRLDIGRPDLRETAIPFGAGIHTCIGAPLVGIVAPIAIGRLVGELPNVRVDGLVTWQTDPYLRAPANVPLAI
- a CDS encoding DUF1624 domain-containing protein; translated protein: MKRPTVPRVHSVDVLRGVVMVLMALDHVRDYFGDAAASPTNLATATLPLFYTRWVTHICAPTFFLLTGTSAYLSARRRGTTGLARHLVTRGLWLIVLDLVILRCLGWQFNVDFRVTLLLVLWALGWSMITLAAFVRRPALAGIFGVVVIAGHNLLDRVDPASLGAAAPLWLVLHRPGLLAGPPHFVLVAYPLVPWVGVTAAGYALGQIFDWDAARRRAFLLRSGIGLTIAFLALRASNVYGDPAPWSAQRSAAYTVASFLNVTKYPPSLLFLLMTIGVALLVLRAVDARVPRWLRPAEVVGRVPMFYFAMHVVLIHLLVVLALAVRYGAVHWAFESPTPDRFPFTQPPGWPIALPGVYAVWALVVVALWPLCRWYAALRERRRGWWTGYV